A genomic stretch from Bradyrhizobium quebecense includes:
- a CDS encoding GbsR/MarR family transcriptional regulator, with protein sequence MTEITAKKKLPAAVERFILHWGDMGDEWGVNRSVSQIHGLLYLAEAPMTAEDIADTLGMARSNVSNSIKELLSWGLIRRVPILGDRRDHFEAETDIWEVAAKIAAGRKEREIDPALAALRACVSDAADDPAISPLASKRLKEMLTFTELVDRWYTQMLNVPRPRLVALIKLGEKIVSFLPTGRAK encoded by the coding sequence ATGACAGAAATAACCGCCAAGAAAAAACTTCCCGCCGCCGTCGAGCGCTTCATCCTGCATTGGGGCGACATGGGCGACGAATGGGGCGTCAACCGCTCGGTCAGCCAGATCCACGGGCTGCTCTACCTCGCCGAGGCGCCAATGACCGCGGAGGACATCGCCGACACGCTCGGCATGGCGCGCTCCAACGTCTCCAATTCGATCAAAGAATTGCTGTCCTGGGGATTGATCCGGCGGGTGCCGATCCTCGGCGACCGTCGCGACCATTTCGAGGCCGAGACCGATATCTGGGAGGTCGCGGCGAAGATTGCAGCGGGGCGCAAGGAGCGCGAGATCGATCCCGCGCTGGCGGCGCTGCGCGCTTGCGTCTCCGACGCGGCCGACGATCCCGCCATCAGTCCGCTCGCCAGCAAGCGGCTGAAGGAGATGCTGACATTCACCGAGCTGGTCGACCGCTGGTACACGCAGATGCTGAACGTGCCGCGGCCACGCCTGGTCGCATTGATCAAGCTCGGCGAGAAGATCGTGAGTTTCCTGCCGACAGGCAGAGCCAAATAG
- a CDS encoding isocitrate lyase/PEP mutase family protein: protein MAFRKRREALRSILNGSTCIRPGSVYDATSIRIAEDLGFELGMFGGSVASLAVLGDPDIALITLTEFAEQVRRMSRASTLPVLVDADHGYGNALNVRRTVQEVEAAGAAGLTIEDTLLPQTFGQAKAQLISLEEGVGKMKAALDGRSDPSLVILGRTGAVSITDLDDAIARARAYEAVGVDGLFFTGITSRGELEALSAATTLPIVLGGAPEEMTALDYLASQRVRIALQGHAPFAAATQAVYETLKALREGTSPKNLKGIASSELTSRVMREAETRARSGEFLGLKK from the coding sequence ATGGCCTTTCGCAAGCGCCGCGAAGCACTGCGATCGATTCTCAACGGATCAACCTGCATTCGCCCGGGCTCGGTCTATGACGCGACCTCGATCCGGATTGCGGAGGATCTCGGTTTCGAACTCGGCATGTTCGGCGGCTCGGTGGCGTCGCTCGCCGTGCTCGGCGATCCCGATATTGCGCTGATCACGCTGACGGAGTTCGCTGAACAGGTGCGCCGGATGTCGCGGGCGTCGACCTTGCCAGTGCTTGTCGATGCCGATCACGGCTACGGCAATGCGCTCAACGTTCGCCGCACGGTCCAGGAGGTCGAAGCTGCCGGTGCCGCCGGCCTCACCATCGAGGATACGCTGCTGCCGCAGACGTTCGGCCAGGCCAAGGCGCAGCTGATCTCGCTCGAGGAAGGCGTCGGCAAGATGAAGGCCGCGCTTGACGGCCGCAGCGATCCGTCGCTCGTCATCCTGGGCCGGACCGGGGCCGTCTCGATCACAGATCTCGACGACGCGATCGCACGCGCCAGGGCCTATGAGGCGGTCGGCGTCGATGGACTGTTCTTCACCGGCATCACGTCGCGCGGGGAGCTCGAGGCGCTCTCGGCCGCCACGACGCTGCCGATCGTGCTTGGCGGCGCGCCGGAGGAGATGACCGCGCTGGATTATCTGGCAAGCCAGCGCGTCAGGATCGCGCTGCAGGGCCACGCGCCGTTCGCGGCCGCGACCCAGGCCGTCTACGAAACGTTGAAGGCGCTGCGCGAAGGCACCTCGCCGAAGAATCTGAAAGGCATCGCCTCGTCCGAACTGACCAGCCGCGTGATGCGCGAGGCGGAGACCAGGGCGCGCAGCGGCGAGTTCCTCGGCCTGAAGAAATGA
- a CDS encoding acylphosphatase: MSGVIRHVTISGRVQGVGYRAWVDEQANSRGLEGWVRNRRDGSVEAVFAGPEVVVADMIAACGRGPFSARVDRVHAVSGNSDLLNLRRAGERFSVLPTV; the protein is encoded by the coding sequence ATGAGCGGTGTGATCCGCCATGTCACGATCAGCGGCCGGGTGCAGGGCGTCGGCTATCGTGCCTGGGTGGACGAGCAGGCGAACTCGCGCGGCCTCGAGGGTTGGGTCCGCAATCGCCGCGACGGCAGCGTCGAGGCGGTGTTCGCTGGCCCCGAGGTCGTCGTCGCTGACATGATCGCGGCCTGCGGCCGCGGACCGTTCTCGGCGCGCGTCGACCGTGTGCACGCCGTATCAGGCAATTCCGATCTTCTGAACCTGCGACGGGCAGGGGAGCGGTTCTCGGTCCTGCCGACGGTATGA
- a CDS encoding septal ring lytic transglycosylase RlpA family protein has translation MKTAVTSAAMLLFTSCMANAESGLASYYHGIGRGAEMTCAHRRRPFGSMVTVSYHGKSIRCRVNDRGPFVRGRIIDVSTTAARALGILQLGVAHVVIE, from the coding sequence ATGAAGACCGCAGTAACGTCCGCGGCCATGCTGCTGTTTACCTCATGCATGGCGAACGCAGAGAGTGGCCTTGCGTCCTATTATCATGGCATCGGCAGGGGTGCCGAGATGACCTGCGCGCATCGCAGGCGGCCATTCGGCAGCATGGTCACCGTGTCCTACCACGGGAAATCGATCCGGTGCCGGGTCAACGACCGCGGACCGTTCGTTCGCGGACGGATCATCGATGTCTCGACCACGGCGGCGCGCGCGCTCGGCATCCTTCAGCTCGGCGTCGCGCATGTGGTGATCGAGTAG
- a CDS encoding class I SAM-dependent methyltransferase, with protein MPASDKEFVGSIPELYDRLLVPMIFEPYARDLAQRAKAIGPRDLLETAAGTGAVTRALSAALGRDTRIVATDLNEPMLERAKSRMPDAADITWRQADALNLPFGSASFDVVACQFGAMFFPDKPKGYSEARRVLKPGGRFLFSMWDRIEENEFADVVTQALAEVFPADPPRFLARTPHGHYAADPIRADLLAAGFSKIEIDTVREQSRANAPHDPAIGFCQGSPLRGEIEARGGIGLDAATEHAASALARRFGKGAIEGRIQALVITAVA; from the coding sequence ATGCCCGCGTCCGACAAGGAGTTCGTTGGGTCCATTCCAGAACTTTACGACCGGCTCCTCGTGCCGATGATTTTTGAACCCTACGCACGCGATCTCGCACAACGCGCCAAGGCCATTGGCCCGCGCGACCTGCTTGAGACGGCCGCGGGCACCGGGGCCGTGACCCGCGCGCTGTCGGCAGCGCTCGGCCGCGACACCCGCATCGTGGCGACCGACCTGAATGAGCCGATGCTCGAACGGGCGAAATCGCGGATGCCGGACGCGGCTGATATCACGTGGCGGCAGGCCGACGCGCTCAACCTGCCGTTCGGCAGTGCGAGCTTCGATGTCGTCGCCTGCCAGTTCGGCGCGATGTTCTTCCCCGACAAGCCCAAGGGCTATTCGGAGGCCCGCCGTGTCCTGAAGCCGGGCGGCCGTTTCCTGTTCAGCATGTGGGATCGCATCGAAGAGAACGAGTTTGCCGACGTGGTGACCCAGGCATTGGCAGAGGTCTTCCCGGCCGATCCGCCGCGATTCCTCGCGCGCACGCCCCATGGCCATTATGCGGCTGACCCGATCCGGGCCGATCTTTTGGCCGCGGGCTTCAGCAAGATCGAGATCGACACCGTCCGGGAGCAGAGCCGGGCGAACGCGCCGCACGATCCGGCGATCGGTTTTTGCCAGGGCTCACCGCTGCGCGGCGAGATCGAGGCACGCGGCGGGATCGGCCTCGACGCCGCGACCGAGCACGCTGCATCGGCGCTCGCGCGGCGCTTCGGCAAGGGCGCGATCGAAGGCCGCATTCAGGCGCTGGTGATCACGGCTGTTGCGTGA
- a CDS encoding acetyl-CoA carboxylase biotin carboxylase subunit — translation MFKRILIANRGEIACRVIKTARRMGIETVAVYSEADRDALHVEMADDAVLIGPPAAAESYLLIDKIVDACRKTGAQAVHPGYGFLSEREAFPRALEAAGIVFIGPNPGAIAAMGDKIESKKAAAKAKVSTVPGHLGVIEDDKHAVQIADEIGYPVMIKASAGGGGKGMRIAHSKSEVAEGFNLAKAEAKSSFGDDRVFIEKFIVDPRHIEIQILGDKHGNVIYLGERECSIQRRNQKVIEEAPSPLLDEQTRRKMGEQAVALAKAVNYDSAGTVEFVAGQDKSFYFLEMNTRLQVEHPVTELITGIDLVEQMIRVAAGEKLALAQKDVTLTGWAVESRVYAEDPFRNFLPSIGRLVKYRPPAEASHDGITIRNDTGVQEGGEISIHYDPMIAKLVTHAPSRAAAIEAQATALDAFYVDGIRHNIPFLSALMNHPRWREGRLSTGFIAEEFPKGFSARAPEGEIARRLAAVGAAIDHVLGERKRQISGQMGGRVVQRERRRAVWLDRAEIALDVAREDDAIAVRFIGADGLPGNPHNLVSSWAPGEPVWQGTIDGNFVAVQVRAINNGFRLAHQGYEVPVYVFTETEATSARLMPVTSAADTGKKLLCPMPGLVVSIAVTEGQEVKAGETLAVVEAMKMQNVLRAERDGTVKKIHAAAGATLAVDALILEFA, via the coding sequence ATGTTCAAACGAATCCTGATCGCCAACCGCGGCGAGATCGCCTGCCGGGTCATCAAGACTGCGCGCCGTATGGGGATTGAGACGGTTGCCGTCTACTCCGAGGCCGACCGCGACGCGCTACATGTCGAGATGGCCGACGACGCCGTGTTGATCGGCCCGCCCGCCGCGGCCGAGAGCTATCTTCTGATCGACAAGATCGTCGACGCCTGCCGCAAGACCGGCGCGCAGGCCGTGCATCCCGGCTACGGCTTCCTGTCCGAGCGCGAGGCCTTTCCGCGCGCGCTGGAAGCCGCCGGCATCGTCTTCATCGGCCCGAACCCCGGCGCCATCGCCGCGATGGGCGACAAGATCGAATCCAAGAAGGCCGCGGCCAAGGCCAAGGTCTCGACCGTGCCCGGCCATCTCGGCGTCATCGAGGACGACAAGCACGCGGTCCAGATCGCCGACGAGATCGGCTATCCCGTGATGATCAAGGCCTCCGCCGGCGGCGGCGGCAAGGGCATGCGCATCGCGCATTCGAAGAGCGAAGTCGCCGAAGGCTTCAACCTCGCCAAGGCCGAGGCGAAGTCGTCGTTCGGCGACGACCGCGTCTTCATCGAGAAATTCATCGTCGATCCCAGGCACATCGAGATCCAGATCCTCGGCGACAAGCATGGCAACGTGATCTATCTCGGCGAGCGCGAGTGCTCGATCCAGCGCCGCAACCAGAAGGTCATCGAGGAAGCGCCGTCGCCGCTGCTCGACGAGCAGACCCGCCGCAAGATGGGCGAGCAGGCGGTCGCGCTGGCCAAGGCGGTGAATTACGATTCGGCCGGCACCGTGGAATTCGTCGCCGGCCAGGACAAGAGCTTCTACTTCCTGGAGATGAACACCCGTCTGCAGGTTGAGCATCCCGTCACCGAGCTGATCACCGGCATCGACCTCGTCGAGCAGATGATCCGCGTCGCCGCCGGCGAGAAGCTTGCACTCGCGCAGAAGGACGTCACGCTGACCGGCTGGGCGGTCGAGTCCCGCGTCTATGCCGAGGATCCGTTCCGCAACTTCCTGCCCTCGATCGGCCGGCTGGTGAAATACCGTCCGCCGGCCGAGGCCAGCCATGACGGCATCACGATCCGCAACGACACCGGCGTGCAGGAGGGCGGCGAGATCTCGATCCACTACGATCCGATGATCGCCAAGCTCGTCACCCATGCCCCGTCGCGCGCCGCCGCGATCGAGGCGCAGGCGACCGCGCTCGACGCGTTCTATGTCGACGGCATCAGGCACAACATTCCGTTCCTGTCGGCGCTGATGAACCATCCGCGCTGGCGCGAGGGCCGGCTCTCGACCGGCTTCATCGCGGAAGAATTCCCGAAGGGATTCTCCGCGCGCGCCCCCGAGGGCGAGATCGCGCGGCGGCTCGCGGCAGTCGGTGCCGCGATCGATCACGTGCTGGGCGAGCGCAAGCGGCAGATTTCCGGCCAGATGGGCGGCCGCGTGGTGCAGCGCGAGCGCCGTCGCGCGGTGTGGCTCGATCGCGCCGAAATCGCGCTCGACGTCGCGCGCGAGGATGACGCCATCGCGGTGCGCTTTATCGGCGCCGATGGGCTGCCGGGCAATCCGCACAATCTGGTGTCGAGCTGGGCGCCGGGCGAGCCGGTGTGGCAGGGCACCATCGACGGCAATTTTGTCGCCGTGCAGGTGCGGGCGATCAACAACGGCTTCCGCCTCGCGCATCAAGGCTATGAGGTACCGGTCTATGTCTTCACCGAGACCGAGGCGACCTCGGCGCGGCTGATGCCGGTGACCTCGGCGGCCGACACCGGCAAGAAGTTGCTGTGTCCGATGCCCGGGCTCGTGGTGTCGATCGCGGTGACCGAGGGCCAGGAGGTCAAGGCCGGCGAGACGCTCGCGGTGGTGGAAGCCATGAAGATGCAGAACGTGCTGCGCGCCGAGCGCGACGGCACGGTCAAGAAGATCCACGCCGCCGCCGGTGCCACGCTCGCGGTCGATGCACTGATCCTGGAGTTCGCCTAG
- a CDS encoding thermonuclease family protein: MRFRNPVITTLLLTCLSASPVLSATAALSATGGPAATAIVKDAGTIQLGNTVYRLDGIDAPAADQLCIDEHADVWTCGIEARDQLTRLIGGKPIHCDDIGVDPTFKKRRLGVCKLEGDPTSLSQVMVQKGYALNVETSATGRFKPDQATATDSRAGLWKGCFVAPRDFRLGKKDGALLGNACPADRDTQIRNALFPDDLPMPASCNIKGKYAVRARVTGNVGIYHLQACRSYPGLGNPDRWFCSEEDAHSAGFRRAYNCRPPKGK; the protein is encoded by the coding sequence ATGCGGTTTCGGAATCCGGTCATCACGACGCTTCTCCTGACATGCCTGTCCGCGAGCCCTGTCCTGTCTGCGACGGCTGCCCTGTCTGCGACCGGTGGCCCCGCCGCCACGGCGATCGTCAAGGACGCCGGCACAATTCAGCTCGGCAACACGGTCTATCGGCTCGACGGCATCGACGCGCCGGCGGCCGACCAGCTCTGCATCGACGAGCACGCCGACGTCTGGACCTGCGGGATTGAAGCGCGCGACCAGCTGACCAGACTGATCGGCGGCAAACCAATTCATTGCGACGACATCGGCGTCGATCCGACCTTCAAGAAGCGCCGCCTCGGCGTCTGCAAGCTCGAGGGCGACCCGACCAGCCTCAGCCAGGTGATGGTTCAGAAGGGCTACGCCCTCAACGTCGAGACATCGGCCACTGGCCGATTCAAGCCGGATCAAGCCACCGCCACGGACAGTCGTGCGGGGCTGTGGAAGGGCTGCTTCGTGGCGCCGCGCGATTTTCGTCTCGGCAAGAAGGACGGCGCCCTGCTCGGCAACGCCTGCCCGGCCGACCGCGACACGCAGATCCGCAATGCGCTCTTCCCTGACGACCTGCCGATGCCGGCAAGCTGCAACATCAAGGGCAAGTATGCCGTACGCGCCCGCGTCACCGGCAATGTCGGCATCTATCACCTGCAGGCGTGCCGCAGTTACCCCGGCCTCGGCAATCCGGATCGCTGGTTCTGCTCCGAGGAGGATGCGCACTCCGCCGGGTTCCGCAGGGCCTATAATTGCCGTCCGCCCAAAGGCAAATGA
- a CDS encoding PAS domain-containing protein, which produces MTPPDPADVLPEAAAAERLRQHLEEIARERDRAHRELQEREAELARIQRIARVGGLEIDFRDGVRNRRSPEYLLVHGLPPEEVNETYENWIARIHPDDRERTIKHLFGVLKAGGEDYTAEYRIIRPNDGESRWIRVVAKIDRDRSGRALRLVGADLDVTDQMLAQETLRESEERFRLIADSAPVPIWVTKLDRTRSFANQAYLDFLGLPFEEAVVFDWRKALHPDDLPNILQEQITGELSLKPFVLEARYRNAAGDWRWLRSESQPRWDPNGKHIGFIGVAHDITAAKEAEIELRKLNESLERRILERTAQLESREAQTRAILETSHQYQMLLNRDGDLLYTNQTALAGIRAEATNVVGKPFWDTPWFTATDGMPRVIQNAFATAMRGEEVKIELQLQLPIGERYFDFAMRPLQDQHGTIVGAVPEAVDITERRRGEEALRQSQKMEAVGQLTGGVAHDFNNLLTIIRSATDFLRRRELPDERRRRYIDAISETVERASKLTAQLLAFARRQPLNPEVFNVGTQVDSVVQLIRPVVGARIHIEVRIDDPDCFAIADIGQFETAMINLAVNGRDAMNGEGQLTIGVRKVKHIPALRAQASRSGDFVTVSIQDTGTGISPENLDAIFEPFFTTKEVGKGTGLGLSQAFGFVKQSDGDIEVTSTPGHGATFTIYLPQAMRPADAKVAASAGIEQASIGRGYRVLVVEDNDDVGQFSTELLEDLGYSVKRAANANAALSILSENEFAADLVFSDVIMPGMNGVELAGVIRDRFPGLPVVLTSGYSNVLAENAHSGFELIQKPYSVEALSRTLRKAIAEQRATASKP; this is translated from the coding sequence ATGACTCCACCCGATCCCGCTGATGTGCTTCCCGAAGCTGCGGCAGCCGAACGGCTGCGGCAGCACCTTGAGGAGATCGCGCGCGAACGCGACCGCGCCCATCGCGAGCTTCAGGAGCGCGAGGCCGAGCTGGCACGGATCCAGCGCATCGCGCGGGTCGGCGGGCTCGAGATCGATTTCCGCGACGGCGTGCGCAACCGCCGCTCTCCCGAATATCTGCTGGTGCACGGCCTGCCGCCCGAGGAGGTCAACGAGACCTATGAGAACTGGATCGCGCGCATCCACCCCGATGATCGCGAACGAACCATCAAGCACCTGTTCGGCGTGCTCAAGGCCGGCGGCGAGGATTACACCGCCGAATACCGCATCATCCGCCCGAACGACGGCGAGAGCCGCTGGATCCGTGTCGTCGCCAAGATCGACCGCGACCGCAGCGGCCGTGCGCTGCGGCTGGTCGGCGCCGATCTCGACGTCACCGATCAGATGCTGGCGCAGGAAACCCTGCGCGAGAGCGAGGAACGCTTCCGCCTGATCGCCGACAGCGCGCCGGTGCCGATCTGGGTGACCAAGCTCGACCGCACCCGCTCCTTCGCCAACCAGGCCTATCTGGATTTCCTCGGCCTGCCGTTCGAGGAAGCCGTCGTGTTCGACTGGCGCAAGGCGCTGCATCCGGATGATCTGCCGAACATCCTGCAGGAGCAGATCACCGGCGAATTGTCGCTCAAGCCGTTCGTGCTCGAGGCACGCTATCGGAACGCGGCGGGCGATTGGCGCTGGCTGCGCTCGGAATCGCAACCGCGGTGGGACCCGAACGGCAAGCATATCGGTTTCATCGGCGTCGCCCACGACATCACCGCGGCCAAGGAAGCCGAGATCGAACTGCGCAAGCTCAACGAGTCGCTGGAGCGGCGCATCCTGGAGCGCACCGCACAGCTCGAATCCCGCGAAGCGCAGACCCGCGCGATCCTGGAAACCAGCCATCAATATCAAATGCTGCTCAACCGGGATGGCGACCTGCTCTACACCAACCAGACCGCGCTGGCCGGCATCCGCGCCGAGGCCACCAACGTCGTCGGCAAACCGTTCTGGGACACGCCATGGTTCACTGCTACCGACGGCATGCCGCGCGTGATCCAGAATGCCTTTGCGACCGCGATGCGCGGCGAGGAGGTCAAGATCGAGCTGCAATTGCAGCTGCCGATCGGCGAACGCTATTTCGATTTCGCGATGCGCCCGTTGCAGGACCAGCACGGCACGATCGTCGGCGCGGTGCCGGAGGCCGTCGACATCACCGAGCGGCGCCGCGGCGAGGAAGCCCTGCGGCAGTCGCAAAAGATGGAAGCGGTCGGCCAGCTCACCGGCGGCGTCGCGCACGACTTCAACAATCTGCTCACCATCATCCGCTCGGCGACCGATTTCCTGCGCCGCCGCGAGCTGCCGGACGAGCGGCGACGCCGCTACATCGATGCGATCTCGGAGACCGTGGAGCGGGCCTCCAAGCTCACCGCGCAGCTCCTGGCATTTGCGCGCAGGCAACCGCTCAATCCCGAAGTGTTCAATGTCGGGACGCAGGTCGATAGCGTGGTGCAGCTGATCCGTCCGGTGGTCGGCGCGCGGATTCACATCGAGGTCAGGATCGACGATCCCGACTGCTTTGCGATCGCCGATATCGGCCAGTTCGAGACCGCGATGATCAACCTTGCGGTCAATGGCCGCGATGCCATGAACGGCGAAGGCCAGCTGACGATCGGCGTTAGGAAGGTCAAGCACATCCCTGCCCTGCGCGCCCAGGCCTCGCGCAGCGGTGATTTCGTGACGGTCTCGATCCAGGATACCGGTACCGGCATCTCGCCGGAAAATCTCGATGCGATCTTCGAACCGTTCTTCACGACCAAGGAGGTCGGCAAGGGAACGGGCCTCGGGCTGAGCCAGGCGTTCGGTTTCGTCAAGCAATCCGACGGCGACATCGAGGTGACCAGCACGCCCGGGCACGGCGCAACCTTCACCATCTATCTGCCGCAGGCGATGCGCCCGGCGGACGCCAAGGTCGCGGCCAGCGCCGGCATCGAGCAGGCCTCGATCGGCCGCGGCTATCGCGTCCTCGTGGTCGAGGACAACGACGATGTCGGCCAGTTCTCCACCGAGCTGCTCGAGGATCTCGGTTATTCGGTCAAGCGCGCGGCGAACGCCAACGCCGCGCTGTCGATTCTCTCCGAGAACGAGTTCGCCGCCGACCTCGTGTTCTCCGACGTGATCATGCCCGGCATGAATGGCGTCGAGCTCGCCGGCGTGATCCGCGATCGCTTTCCCGGCCTGCCGGTGGTCCTGACCAGCGGCTACAGCAACGTGCTCGCCGAGAATGCGCATAGCGGCTTCGAGCTGATCCAGAAACCCTATTCGGTCGAAGCGCTGTCGCGCACGCTCCGCAAGGCGATCGCCGAGCAGCGGGCGACCGCCTCAAAACCCTGA